In Rhododendron vialii isolate Sample 1 chromosome 9a, ASM3025357v1, the following are encoded in one genomic region:
- the LOC131301490 gene encoding uncharacterized protein LOC131301490, producing the protein MSHDVYLDQFLLDGRPSIPRAIAMIDGPMDWNEALDTIQHGSLKQDKTIVESSSAYGRAQMARDEVTVDDGDAIFVSPLQDSRLCIGPSAIEGVENGNQLYES; encoded by the exons ATGTCTCACGATGTGTATCTGGACCAGTTTTTACTAG ATGGGAGGCCTTCCATTCCCCGAGCAATTGCGATGATAGATGGCCCCATGGACTGGAATGAAGCTCTTGATACCATTCAGCATGGCTCCCTTAAACAG gaCAAGACCATCGTGGAGAGTAGTAGTGCTTATGGTAGAGCCCAAATGGCTCGTGA TGAAGTTACAGTGGATGATGGTGATGCAATCTTCGTCTCTCCTTTGCAAG ATTCTAGATTGTGTATCGGGCCATCAGCAATCGAAGGAGTCGAAAACGGCAATCAGCTGTACGAGTCATAG